The genome window GGAGTATGAACGGTATTTATTTGATCATGGAGCCAGTGTTTCGAATGTAATGAATTCCAAGAATGGCCATCTGCTGGAAGAGATCACTTATGCTGAGCATAAGTTCTTTGTAAGCCTGTTTAATAAGGCAAAGGGGAAGTTGCTGGTAGAGAACCATTATCAGTATCGTGAAGGGGTTCCGCTTACCGAATACTATTATAATAGCGGTAAAGTCCTAGGCAAAATGCATCAGCTATCCAAAAGCTATGTACCCGTTCATCGTCGGCATCATTTTGTGGACAGATATAATACGGAACATATCGAAAGGTTGGTCCCTAAGTCATTCTCTCTGCTCAGAAACAAAATGGTGGGACTTCTCCAAGCGGTAAAAGAATTGAGTTCGACTCAGGAGACGTTTGGCATGATCCATTTTGATTATAATGACGGGAATTATTCGATTGATTTTGATACGGGACAAATCACGGTATATGACTTCGACAATTCCTGTTTGGGCTGGTACATGTTTGACCTCGCAAGTCTGTGGATGAACGGAGTCGGTTGGGTTCAATTTGAAGCTGATGCAGACAAACGTAAACAGTTCATGGATGAGTATTTCCAAACCGCGCTCTCTGGATACACATCGGAAACCCAAATCTCTGCTGTCATGCTGGAGAAGCTGCCTTTATTTATTCAAGTCAGCCTTCTGGAGAATATTTTGGATCATTTTGAGGTGGCGCAACGCGAAGGTGAAGAACCAGAAGAAGATGACGAGGTTCTGTTATATCTCATTAAATGTCTGGAAGAGGATATACCATTTAAGGGTTTTTTCCATGATATCTATTCGAGTGAAGCACCTTTTGAATATGAGGAGCGCTGAAGGATCTAGATCCTAATTAAACCATGAATAACCAATGATTCTAATGATTTACCAAGGTATAGAGGCAGCCGGATTGACAGGTTGCCTCTTTTTTTGTCTACATTTGCTACTCGAATTTGGAAGGAGGCACATTGTAGAATTTTTTGAATGCTTTGGAGAACGTAAAGGGGTCGGGATAGCCCAGAAATGCGGCAATTTGCTGGATCGTATATTTTTTCTCGTACAGATAATCTCTGGCCCGATTCATTTTGATTTGATTAATGTACTGTCCCGGTGTGATACCGAGAATTTTTTTGAACAAAGAAATAAAATATTTCTCAGAGACGCCAGCAATAACAGCAAGTTCATTCACTCGAATGGCACGATGCAGATTCGCATCCACGTAAGGGAATACGTTCTGTAGAACTTCCAGACTCGCTTCAATTTTCCTCGGTTTTCGGTCTTTCAAAAATTCACCGTGATAGAAGCCTTGCCCATGTAATTCGAAAATTTTGGCGATCACGAGAAGAAGAGCGGCTTTCATGTAAAGTGGACTTCCGGTAGCGCCACTACTCTGCTTAAACCTTCGGTAGGAAGAGGTGAACAGCGTTGATTCCTCCTGAATCAGGTTACCAGGTACGATGCCAGGGAGCTGGAACTCGCCAAGAATCCTTTTTTGATCAGCGATGCTGAAATCAAAGTGTATGTATATGAACCGGCAAAGCTCTCCTGTCGTGGAAGCAGTGTAGGGCATATCCGGATAAAAAAACACGACGTCCCCCGTGGCCGCCATATGCTCGACTCCAGCGATGGTAATCTTGACAGAACCTGATGTAATGAACCACAGATCGTAATCGGAATGTGACTTATGTTCAATCCAATGACTGTCATGCGTTTGTTCCAGATAAGAGCTCATGCGAAGCGTGACATACTCCGAAAGCTCGTCGATTATACTCATATTTACAGTTCCCGATTGCATCGAATTCAGCCGAATCCTCTCTACTTTATGACATCTTTCATTTTCCCCTATCATATCAAAGGAATTACCCTTTGTTAACTATCGTACGATTTGACATCTTTTGAAAACTATCACACATTCCGATTCCATCCCACTCCCCTATAATGAACTTATATCGTTACAAGGAGGGGTACTTAATGAATGATATAAGCACACAGCATCCGAAAGTAGTCGTTATTGGGGCAGGAAGCCTGTTTTTTGGTCGTCAGTCCATCTGGCAGATGGTTCACTCCCCCTATTTGAATCAGGGCACGCTGGCTTTGGTCGATACAGACGAGGAACGGCTCTCGAAAATGGTAACTCTGGCGGAGATGGTCGCTAGGCAGAACAACGTATCTTTAAAGATTGAGGGCTCGGTCGATCGTAGACAGGTACTTCAAGGAGCTGACTTCGTTGTACTCAGCTTTGCGGAGCAATCGGTGAAATATCGTGGCATCGACTGCCAAGTCTCTCTAAAATATGGGATTCGCATGTGTTCTGGTGATACGATCGGCCCGGGTGGGATCTTTCGCGCGATGCGAGAATTGCCGGTGATTATGGAATGTGCCAAGGATATTGAGGAACTGTGTCCAGAGGCCTGGGTGATCAACTATATTAACCCGTCAACCGTTCATGGCATCGCATTACATCGCTATGCACCGAAGCTTAAGTCGTTTGCGCTGTGCGATAGTCATCATATGCCGCATAAAAAAGCCTATTACGCGGTAAGAGCTGGCATCATTGAAGAGAAGAGTCAGTTCACCACAGAAATTGACCGAAAATTCGATTTTCGGATCGCTGGAGTCAATCATTTCACTTGGCTGCTCAAAGCCGAGTATGAAGGAAACAATGTGATGCCCACGATCGCTGAAGCCATGCGCAAGATGGCAGGTGAAGAGAACAACGGCGGTGATCGGGGAGCCAAAGCTCTTTTTAACGATGCCATTACCTACGAACTGTATAATATTTTCGGAATCATTCCTACTTGCACGGCACATACGAAGGAATACGTTCGATATTGGCAAGGGCTTGGCAAGACAACGGACACGATTCCACCGTTATCAATCTGGGAGACAGAGGACAGGTATCAGCGGCATGATGAGATGTGGCAGCAGGTGGATGACTTCCTTGCAGGTACTATACCGATTGCCGACTATATGAACACATTTGGCCCGGATCATGCGACCGATATCATTGAAAATATGGTGGGAAATTTGGGTAAGAAGTTCTTTGTCAATACACTCAATCAAGGTGCGGTAACCAATATGAATGCAGATTCCTTCCTGGAACTACTATGCGATGTAGATATGAATGGTGTCAGACCACTCCATGTAGGCGAGATGCCGCGTGGGATCAGAGGGATGCAAGAAATTGTACTGGATACGCATGAGCTTACGGTGGAAGCTGTGCTAGAACAGAGCTATGAGAAGTTGCGAAGAGCGATGCTCACTGACCCGCTCGTGAGTTCCATCCATGACGCGGACCAGATCATCCGTGAATTGTTGGAACTGGAGCGTCAGATGATTCCAGACGTTTGGTACAAGGATAGACTACAGTTCAACTAGAACAGATATCGATAGAAGACCACGTCGTTTCCTTCAAAAGGATTAACGTGGTCTTTGTTTTTTATCATTACCATATGTCATTTAGGAAGATATTCTATTGCACTTTAAACAAGCCAGCATGGTCTTCATAGTACGAAGTAATAAAATCACGAAATTCTCCAACAGAAGGGGATAACCATTTTTGTTTGACCCAGGAGAGGCTAATTGGATATATCGCTGAATCATCAGCAATTTCTACATAGCTTAACCCGAGTGTTCTACATACGGAGATAGGAAGTAATGCAACACCCTGATCAAGTCTGATAATTTCGAGCAGGGTATGAGAATCGACCTCAAATTCAAGGTTGGGAAGGAAGCCTGCTTTCTCACAGAGGGTGGTTGTAAACCGGCTATATTCCTTATTATCTGCAAGCGAAATAAAGGGCTCATCTGCAACAACACTCAATGAGATGCTTGTCTCTCCGACGTATGCATGATTTGTTGGCACAACCAGAACAATATCCTCCTCGACAAGCACAACACTCTCAATTTCCTCATCCTGAATCGGATGCCCCGTAATGCCCAGATTCAACTCACCTTTCTTCAAACCTGTAATAATCTCAGCGCGCGTTCCAATGCCTTGATGGAGCTTGGTATCAGGAGAAGCGTTGATGTAGTCACTTATGAGACCGGTGAGGAAGCGGGTATTCGTAATGGAGATCCTGATCGTATTGGATATATGATGTTCCTCCGCTTTAATCTCCATCTCTGCATTTTCAATTTCAATAAAAATTCGGTTTACGTGTTTCAATAAGATTGCACCTGAGGCATTTAATTGAATGTTTCGTCCTCTCCTGTGAAATAAAGGCGTACCGAGTTCATCTTCAAGTCGTTTAATCGTCAAGCTTAGGGAAGGTTGAGCAATATTCAATTGTGCAGCTGCCTTGGAGATGTGTTCAGTATAGGCAACGGTCTGAAAGTATTTGAGCTGAAGCAATTCCATTTGTCTGCACCTCTTATTTATTTTGATAAATATATATAGTACTTATTATGTATTATATTAAATTTAAATATTGATGTAGAATTTTTTTATGAGATACAGTTCAAATTTTTATATAACAAAACTTAATTAATGTATGAGGCAGGTGTCTTTGATGAAAATCGATGTGAATAACATAACTAAAAATCTGAATACACCCCTAACGGCTCCGGCATATCCAATGCCACCGTACAAATTCGTGAATCGTGAATACTTGAACATTATTTATCGAACTGATGAAAAAGCGTTGCGGGCAGCCGTGCCCGAGCCTTTGGAAATTACTGAACCTTTGGTTAAATTCGAAGTGATGTGGATGCCCGATGTATCTGGACTGGGCGCCTACACGGAAGCTGGACAAGTTATCCCTGTGCAATTCAATGGGGAGGAGGGCGATTATGTGCATTCGATGTATGTAGACAATTTCCCCGCGATTGCAAGTGGTCGAGAACTCACCGCCTATCCGAAAAAGCTGGGCGCACCGAAGTTGTATACCGATTCAGATACACTTGTCGGCACACTTGATTATGGAACGCTGCGTGTAGCCACGGCAACGATGGGATATAAACATGTGGAGATGAATAAAGAACTCGCCAAACGTGAGATATGCCGACCTAACTTCATGATTAAGATTGCGACAGACTATACCGGGAATTTAAGAGTATGTGATCTGATCCGAACTCAGATTACGGACATCGAAGTAAAAGAGGCTTGGACAGGACCTGCGCGGCTGCAACTGTTCGAACATGCATTGGCACCTCTGGCAGATCTGCCTGTGTTGGAAGTTGTGTCCGCTTCTCATATCCTTACCAACTTAACCTTGAACGCTGCACAACCTGTATACAACTACCTGGAAGAGAAATAAGGAGGAAAAATAAAATGAGAATTGCAATTGTAGGAGCAGGATCATTGGGAACCATCGTAGGTGCATACCTGGCGGATGGCGGAATGGACGTTGAGTTAATTGATGCATATCAGGAGCACGTTGAAGCTTTAAATCAGACGGGTGCTAAAGTGACGGGTACTACGGAGTTTCAGGCAAAAGTAAAAGCCATTACGCCTGATCAGAAATCGGGACAATATGACCTCGTTTTACTTTTGACCAAACAACTCTATAACGATTCCATTCTTCAGGAATTACTTCCATTCTTGAAAGAAGACAGCATGGTGTGTTCGTTGCAGAACGGGATTCCGGAAGAAAAAGTCGCTTCTATTGTTGGTGAAAAACGCGTCATCGCAGGCTCTGTTGAGTTTGGCGCTACGTTTACTGAACCAGGTGTATCCAGTCTCACAACGGAGTACACTCAATTTAAGCAGTATGCTTTTCAGATTGGTGAATTGAATGGTGACATCACTGAACGAATTCAACAAGTGAAATCGGTGTTGGACCTTGTGGGCGGAACACATATTTCCGATAACCTGGTTGGAACCAAATGGTCCAAATTGCTGATCAACAATGCATTCAGTGGGTTGTCAGCTGCATTGAATGGGGAATATGGGGACATTATTGATCATGAAGCCGGCATTGTGAGTGCAGCTCATATTGCAGACGAGACGATTAAAGTTGCTCGTGCTAATGGAGTCACATTGGTTAAAATGAATGGATTCGACATCGCTTCACTCGAACTGAACAGCGAAGATGATATCCCTGAACGGGTGAAAACATTACGTTACGTGATGGAGCCATCCAGACTGCTCAAAGCAAGCATGCTTCAAGATCTGGAGAAGAACCGCAAAACGGAAATTGATTATATTAACGGGGTAGTTTCAAGCAAAGCAGAAGGCACCGGAATTGCGACACCTTATAATGATTTGGTTGTAAAGCTGGTCAAATCTGCTGAAGAAACACAAACCGTTCCTGATTTTGACACGAATATAAAAGCTTTTGAAGAATTATTAAGCACACATAAATAAAATTTATTTATTTACAGGTTCATTAGCACAAAATCACATTAAGTAGGGATGTCCTCCGTCATATTTATGACTTGTGAGACATCCTGTTTGTTGTATTGGCTGTTGTATTAATAAATCTAGTAGGAATTTCAGGATTCTCCAACCAAACTCTGATGTGGAGCTTAATTGATATGGATCCGAGGTATGACATGAATAATCAGTTGTTATACGAATTCGGCTGAGCTAATGCCGAGAGGTGATTACGACAAAAAAACAGCATGCTGTATAAGGGATTAATAACCGTTGGATAATAATGACATTGACAACCGCAGGTTTTTCCAAAATAATAGAATGTAATTGAATACTGGTACCTTTAATTCAGTCCAGAGAGGCTGGCAAGGGCAGCGGATTTCATAATCACGCGAGAATCAGGGCATATCCCGTCATGGGATGCTCTGTGTCTTCGCGCGGGTTATGATACAAAAAGAGGCTACTTGTCAGTGTAAAACCTGATGAAGTAGCCTCTTTTTTCTGCTTTTTTTGGTATCAGATACACTTTATGTTGGGGGTATTCTGATGAGCAAACAAGATCAAGAGTTTTCATGGCAAGCGGTGCCGAAAGGACAAAGAAACAACTTTTGGAAGACGTTATCCGTCATGCTCGGTTTTACATTTTTCTCAGCAAGCATGCTGGCAGGAGGCACATTGGGCGTCAGCTTGACGTTCATGGAGTTCATTGGCATCGTGCTTGCAGGCAATCTGGTGCTTGGTATCTATACAGGGGCACTGGCCCATATCGCTGCCAAAACAGGCTTGTCCACACATTTGCTCGCTAAGTATGCATTCGGTGCAAAAGGGTCGTATCTGCCTTCGTTCCTGCTAGGCTTCACACAGGTCGGATGGTTCGGAGTCGGCGTAGCCATGTTCGCCATTCCAGTCGCGAAAGCGATGGACTGGAACGTGTATCTGTTGATCATCATATTTGGACTTGCCATGACGGCATCGGCCATCTTCGGTATGAAGTCACTCGTCATTCTCGGTTATATCGCAGTTCCTGCGATTGCCATTCTCGGTGGTTATTCCATGTTCGAAGGTGCAGGTTCGCTGGGTGGTCTGCAAGGGTTGCTAGATTACACGCCGACTCAGTCACTTACTGCTGCGGCAGCATTAACGATCTGTATCGGATCATTCATCAGTGGCGGAACACTGACACCTGATTTTGCCCGGTTCTCCCGGACATCCAAACAGGCAGTTACCGCAACCGTTATTGCTTTTTTCCTGGGCAACTCGCTTATGTTTCTGTTCGGAGCAGTTGGCGCAATGGCGTATAACCTGGCTGATATCTCGGAGGTCATGTTCCTGCAAGGATTGATCATCCCGGCGATCATCGTTCTGGGCTTGAATATCTGGACGACCAACGATAATGCACTGTACGCTTCAGGTCTTGGTTTTGCCAACATCACCAAAATTTCAAAGAAATTCTTCGTCGTTGTTAATGGCATCGTCGGTACCGTATTCGCCATGTGGATGTACAACAACTTCGTCAGTTTCCTGAACGTACTTGGCGCGGCGATACCATCCATCGGAGCTATTATTATTGCAGATTACTTCATTGTGAAACGTAGAAACTATAAGCCTTTTGCAGATATGTCTTTCAAAAATGTAAACTGGGTAGCGCTCGTCGCTTGGGCCATCGGCGTGGCATTCGCTCAACTGGCTCCTGGTGTAACACCATTAAATGCACTGCTTGGTACAGCAGTAGCTTATATCATCTTGATGTTGATTGTTCCTGCCAAAGAATCCAAAGAAATGGGGAAAATAAATGATTATACAGAACGCAAAATTGCGGGGTAAAGAAGGATTATGGAGTATTGTTGTGAAAGACGGGAAGTTCGAACAAATCACACAATCACTGGAAGTGACCGACAATGAAGAGATCCTTGATGTCAACGGATCACTTGTACTGCCACCATTTATCGAACCTCATATTCATCTCGATACAACGCTAACAGCAGGCGAGCCGGAGTGGAATCTAAGCGGAACGCTGTTCGAAGGCATCCAACGCTGGTCAGAGCGCAAGGTATCCCTGACGCTTGAGGATGTCAAAACACGTTCCAAAACGGCGCTAAAGTGGCAATTGGCACAGGGCATCCAGCATGTACGGACTCATGTGGACGTTACAGATCCAAGCTTGATCGCAGTTAAAGCGATGCTTGAAGTCA of Paenibacillus sp. FSL R5-0517 contains these proteins:
- a CDS encoding phosphotransferase; this encodes MFHLEGYNIQLIPPHEGGRNVVYTCEQEGCESLILRVSFLPDRKREDYIAELEYERYLFDHGASVSNVMNSKNGHLLEEITYAEHKFFVSLFNKAKGKLLVENHYQYREGVPLTEYYYNSGKVLGKMHQLSKSYVPVHRRHHFVDRYNTEHIERLVPKSFSLLRNKMVGLLQAVKELSSTQETFGMIHFDYNDGNYSIDFDTGQITVYDFDNSCLGWYMFDLASLWMNGVGWVQFEADADKRKQFMDEYFQTALSGYTSETQISAVMLEKLPLFIQVSLLENILDHFEVAQREGEEPEEDDEVLLYLIKCLEEDIPFKGFFHDIYSSEAPFEYEER
- a CDS encoding AraC family transcriptional regulator, which gives rise to MSIIDELSEYVTLRMSSYLEQTHDSHWIEHKSHSDYDLWFITSGSVKITIAGVEHMAATGDVVFFYPDMPYTASTTGELCRFIYIHFDFSIADQKRILGEFQLPGIVPGNLIQEESTLFTSSYRRFKQSSGATGSPLYMKAALLLVIAKIFELHGQGFYHGEFLKDRKPRKIEASLEVLQNVFPYVDANLHRAIRVNELAVIAGVSEKYFISLFKKILGITPGQYINQIKMNRARDYLYEKKYTIQQIAAFLGYPDPFTFSKAFKKFYNVPPSKFE
- a CDS encoding glycoside hydrolase family 4, producing MNDISTQHPKVVVIGAGSLFFGRQSIWQMVHSPYLNQGTLALVDTDEERLSKMVTLAEMVARQNNVSLKIEGSVDRRQVLQGADFVVLSFAEQSVKYRGIDCQVSLKYGIRMCSGDTIGPGGIFRAMRELPVIMECAKDIEELCPEAWVINYINPSTVHGIALHRYAPKLKSFALCDSHHMPHKKAYYAVRAGIIEEKSQFTTEIDRKFDFRIAGVNHFTWLLKAEYEGNNVMPTIAEAMRKMAGEENNGGDRGAKALFNDAITYELYNIFGIIPTCTAHTKEYVRYWQGLGKTTDTIPPLSIWETEDRYQRHDEMWQQVDDFLAGTIPIADYMNTFGPDHATDIIENMVGNLGKKFFVNTLNQGAVTNMNADSFLELLCDVDMNGVRPLHVGEMPRGIRGMQEIVLDTHELTVEAVLEQSYEKLRRAMLTDPLVSSIHDADQIIRELLELERQMIPDVWYKDRLQFN
- a CDS encoding LysR family transcriptional regulator, producing the protein MELLQLKYFQTVAYTEHISKAAAQLNIAQPSLSLTIKRLEDELGTPLFHRRGRNIQLNASGAILLKHVNRIFIEIENAEMEIKAEEHHISNTIRISITNTRFLTGLISDYINASPDTKLHQGIGTRAEIITGLKKGELNLGITGHPIQDEEIESVVLVEEDIVLVVPTNHAYVGETSISLSVVADEPFISLADNKEYSRFTTTLCEKAGFLPNLEFEVDSHTLLEIIRLDQGVALLPISVCRTLGLSYVEIADDSAIYPISLSWVKQKWLSPSVGEFRDFITSYYEDHAGLFKVQ
- a CDS encoding acetoacetate decarboxylase; this translates as MKIDVNNITKNLNTPLTAPAYPMPPYKFVNREYLNIIYRTDEKALRAAVPEPLEITEPLVKFEVMWMPDVSGLGAYTEAGQVIPVQFNGEEGDYVHSMYVDNFPAIASGRELTAYPKKLGAPKLYTDSDTLVGTLDYGTLRVATATMGYKHVEMNKELAKREICRPNFMIKIATDYTGNLRVCDLIRTQITDIEVKEAWTGPARLQLFEHALAPLADLPVLEVVSASHILTNLTLNAAQPVYNYLEEK
- a CDS encoding ketopantoate reductase family protein, which translates into the protein MRIAIVGAGSLGTIVGAYLADGGMDVELIDAYQEHVEALNQTGAKVTGTTEFQAKVKAITPDQKSGQYDLVLLLTKQLYNDSILQELLPFLKEDSMVCSLQNGIPEEKVASIVGEKRVIAGSVEFGATFTEPGVSSLTTEYTQFKQYAFQIGELNGDITERIQQVKSVLDLVGGTHISDNLVGTKWSKLLINNAFSGLSAALNGEYGDIIDHEAGIVSAAHIADETIKVARANGVTLVKMNGFDIASLELNSEDDIPERVKTLRYVMEPSRLLKASMLQDLEKNRKTEIDYINGVVSSKAEGTGIATPYNDLVVKLVKSAEETQTVPDFDTNIKAFEELLSTHK
- the codB gene encoding cytosine permease, coding for MSKQDQEFSWQAVPKGQRNNFWKTLSVMLGFTFFSASMLAGGTLGVSLTFMEFIGIVLAGNLVLGIYTGALAHIAAKTGLSTHLLAKYAFGAKGSYLPSFLLGFTQVGWFGVGVAMFAIPVAKAMDWNVYLLIIIFGLAMTASAIFGMKSLVILGYIAVPAIAILGGYSMFEGAGSLGGLQGLLDYTPTQSLTAAAALTICIGSFISGGTLTPDFARFSRTSKQAVTATVIAFFLGNSLMFLFGAVGAMAYNLADISEVMFLQGLIIPAIIVLGLNIWTTNDNALYASGLGFANITKISKKFFVVVNGIVGTVFAMWMYNNFVSFLNVLGAAIPSIGAIIIADYFIVKRRNYKPFADMSFKNVNWVALVAWAIGVAFAQLAPGVTPLNALLGTAVAYIILMLIVPAKESKEMGKINDYTERKIAG